The sequence below is a genomic window from Thalassoroseus pseudoceratinae.
GTGCGAGCGGCGTCGAGGCCGAATGCCATGTCGGATGCTGTGATCGTGATACCCTCGTCTTCCCAAGCGGGCCACGTATTCACACCGACGTTGAAGCAGATCTCTTTCGCGGTCGATTTGAGTGTGTTTGCTGTCTCGGGTGACTCCGCACGCTTGGCTTGCTCAAGTCCGAATTGAATTCCTCGGCGGCCGAACATCGTCATCAACGGAACGTTCTTTTCTTGGTAGTAGCAGACTCGGACGAGCGACGAATACCAAGTCACCACTTCCTCCGGCTTGCCGCTCGACTCAAGATGCACAAAAGCCGCGAACGAGTCTTTCGACTTCGCTAGTTGCAGTGTTTCCTTGAGGATTTGTTTCGTCTGTTGGTCGAGTTGCTGCTGCGCCAAGGTCGTCTCCGCAAAAACAAGAAATCCAAGGATGACGAGTCCTGTACCGCACATACGAATCATATCTTGGATCCCCAGGCGTTTACCTGATTAATGACATGCGAACCCGCGACTAAAACCTGTTGTGGTCGGGCTGTCGCTAACAAGCCACCTTTTCGCGCCGACGCATAGCCAGGCCGTATCAGAGCGTTGACACTAACAAACCGCAACTTTCAACTTGTGGAGATCAACAAACGCAAAGCGTACACGTTCCAAATACATAAAGCTAAACAAAGCGTTGTACCTGCTAGACACCAAAACTGTTTTTGTTCTACCCAATCAGCCGCAAGCAAACTACGACAATAAAACCACAGAACGACGACAAGACTCAAGAAATGGAGGACCAGAGGCCATCCTAGTAAAAATGAGACATATGAGCGCTTCCTTTCCAAGTCCATGGTACCTCGAAAGCTTTCCAATTGCGCCTTGACTTCCGATGCAATCTCTTCTTCACTCATCTTATATTCAGAGGCGACATTAAACGTCCTTAAAATACTATTCACGTACGCTTTGATTATTGTTCGTTCGGCGGAATGTCGTATCTTCCTCCCTGGTTCACGAGGCAGTATTTCGGTTCCACGACTACTGACGACCAAGTGAATCTGGAAAACAACCGACATGCTTGCGACTAGCAAAATGGCTACTGATCTCATTAGTCTTCTTTACACGCAGGCTTGAGCAAGCCTTGTCTAGACAAGACGGCTACGAGCAATCATCAATACTCCCCCACGGTTTCTCCACCCGCTCGGGTTGCGAGGGCATCGTACACGTTGGCGTTCATGGTTTCACTCAGGAATCGCGCTGAACCGTCGCCGAGGAGGTGGAAGACTCCGCCGGGGTGTTGGCTGGACGGTCCGTAAAGTGCGTCGATGGCGCGATAGGTCTTGTTGCCGTCGCCATCGCGTTCGACTTCGTAATACGGCTGGTAATTCAACGGTAATTCGGGACCGGCGTAGCTGGGGAGGTTGGTGGAATCGTACCGGCGTGATGCGAGGGCGGCCGCTCCACCATCAATCCAGACGGCCGAACCGGTGTCGCGGGTCTCGGCGATGAACACGGTGTTCGAGAGCCCGTCGGTGATGTCGGCGAAGCGGGTCTTCGACAGCGGATAGAACACGCCGTCCGCGTTCTGCCAGAGTTTCCCGATGTCGGAAGCTCCCATCGCCGCGTAATTTCTGAGCGCGTACGGACTTCCCATGTCGGTGTAGAGCGGATCATCACTGAAATCCGGGCCGGAATAACTCGGACAGCGATACACTGGCAACACCGTGCCCGCCGCCGTTTGGTTCACCGGGTCGAGAGCCGAGACGTTGTAATCCACCAGGTTCTGCAAGTTCGTTTGCTCCATCTGCGGGAGAATCAAACTCGCCCAACTGTGGAGGTGGTAACGAAACGGCCGATCTCGCCACACGCCCTTCTCGACATCACTGGTACTGCTTGGCGGGAGGACCTGGTGCGTGTCATGGTAGTTGTGGAGGGCCAAACCGATCTGCTTGAGATTGTTCCGACACTGCACACCCCGAGCGGCCGACCGCGATTGCTGCACCGCCGGCAACAACAATGCGATCAGAATGGCGATGATTGTGATCGAAACCAACAATTCGATCAGTGTGAATCCGGAACGTCCGGCGGATGGAGAACGCTTCAGCATCGGGAATTCCTGGTTGAGGGCTGTCGACAGAAGCGGTGTGGATATGTTACTCAAAACGAATTCGACCACGGAACTTCAACAAGATGGCCAGAACATGTCGGATGCGGACTCGAAGATTTGCCGACGTATCGTGTTTCACGGGCGTGTCCAAGGTGTGGGGTTTCGGATGACCACCGAACGCTTGGCACAGAAATACGAAGTCGTCGGGTACGTCAAGAATCTCACGGATGGCACCGTCGAAATGTTGGTCCAAGCCGATGCGGACGAAATTGAACGGTTTCTCAATACCGTTCGGCAACGGTTCTCCGGTTACATTGAGGCGGAAGAATCATCATCGTGTGAGGAATCGATGAAGAAAGCGGCAAACGGGTGCCGTGCGTTCACCACTCGATACTGATTGGGTTCAGAAAATTCAGGCGTGTGGCGTTTCGTTCCGCGAATCCTCGATTTTCTGCAGTGACTGCGCTTTTCCCGTTAGATCACGCTCGATAGATTGAATAGACATACCTCTTTTTTGATTTGCGTTGAACTTTGTTTCTCTGTCTTGAGGTCTCGAATCGATGGACGAAGTCGATTTCTCCACAGCTGTTTCGCAACTTTTCCAGGGAATTTCCCAGGATTGGATTATCGCTTTGGCCGTTTTGGTCGGGTTGATCGCGACGCTGATTGCGTTTTGCTATACCACTCAAGCCGGCGTGATTGCCCGCGCGACGACCAAAGAAGCCGTTCGGCAACCCATCTTTTTCCTGATGTTGTTCTTGGCGATGACTTTCCTGCTCTTGAACACTTTCCTCCCCTTCTTCTCGTTGGGTGAGGATTTGAAGATGTTCAAGGACGTCGGGCTAATCACGATCATGTTCTGCGGGATGTTTCTCGGCATTTGGACGTCGAGCATCAGCATCTCTGAGGAAATCGAAGGAAAAACCGCGATGACGCTGTTGTCGAAGCCGATCAACCGGCGACAGTTCATCACTGGAAAATACTTCGGCATCATGAATGGCGTGATTTTCCTGATCGTGCCCTTGGTTGTCGTGTTCGCGGCATTGATCTACTACAAGGTTGGTTACGATGCCCGTGAGGGTTCGCAAACCGGCATTACGGCCGCCGATCGACTGAGAGAAGTCATCCAAGTTCTCCCCAGCACATTGTTGGTGTTTCTGGAAGTTGCTGTGATGACGGCCGTCAGCGTGGCGATTTCCACTCGACTACCGATGATCGTCAATATCGTGACCTGTATGGCGATTTTCGTCGTGGGACACCTCACGCCAGTTTTGGCTCAGACGGTGTTCGCGAAGCTTGAGTTCGTGAAGTTCATGGCCCTCATGATTGCCACCATTTTGCCCGCGCTTGAAGCATTCAAGACAGACGCCATCGTCGCCACCGGCAAAATTGTGCCCCCCATGTATTTGGGGACCGCATTGGCCTATTGCGTCTTCTACACCACTGCCGCAATCCTGTTGGCGTTTATCCTGTTTGAAGACCGCGACCTGGCCTGATCAACGGGCGGTTTCGCGAATTTGCCCGAAAACACGGATGCTTTTCCTTCAATTCGGGGTTAGGATCGAAGATGAGGACCGATTCGCGGTAACTGCACGCAGGTCCTCAACATCCAACGGAAAACTCACTGAATTCCCACGGACGATTTCCTCCTGAAAGAACGGCTGAATTCGTGGAAGGTTTAAGCCCCGCATCCGTCGATTCCTTCGATCGCCTGTTCCCACGTCGCGAATTGTTTCGTGGGAAAGCGTTGGCATCGATTCTTTGGTCGTTCTTGGATACCTGTTGTCTGGTTCTTGCGTTATTCGTCATCTTTCTAGTTGTTGATCTACTCGAAACGAGTGGCGAATTGGTCATCTCGGCCCATCAGCCGACACAAACTCTGGCAGAAAACAAAGCAACCGCCGAAACGGAATGGGCCGAGCTGGAACCGATTATCGGGCCGGAAAACTTCGCTGCCCTTGCTCCACGTGTTTCCACCGGCGAAACCGAATACCGGATGACGCTGGACAACACCGGCGTGCTGCCCACGGTTTGGAAAAGTCGACATCATTGGTGGGGCGGACTGATCGCCAACGCGTATCGCATGTTGCCCTCTCTGCGATCCAATCGACCGGCGTTGGCAGCGTTGGTGTTCATTGGCATTTGTTTGGGTCTCGTGCGAACGCTGTTCGCGACGTTGGCCCGTCGAGCTCGCAGCGACGCCGCTTTGCAGGTCGCGGTTCGATTGCGGCAGATGATTCACCGACAACGGTTGCGACTTGGTCCTGGCGACCTCACCGATAGCGAAGCACAATCCGTCCGCGACATCTTCATGAACGACACGGAAGTTGTGCGTCGAGGGATTTACGATTGGATCGGGCGTTTCGGGCGGTACCCGCTCACATTGGCATTGCTGTTCTTGTTGGCGATGTCCATTCACTGGCGATTGACGCTGCAATGCATCATTCCGCTTGCGTTCGGCTGGTACCTGCTGCAACGACAACGATTCTCGACCCAACAGAAAGCCCGCTACGCCGATAGCCAATCGGAGGAGCAACTCCGAATCCTCGCCGACGGTCTGGACAAAACTCGCCTCATCCGTGGATACGGGATGGACGAATTCGAGTCCGCTCAGTTCCAACATAACCTGGAGCGATATCGAGCCAGCACATCGCAAATTAGCCGAAGCGAACGAGGTTCGCAGTGGATTTCGCGATTCATCGTGATCCTTGTTGTGAGTGTCGTACTGATCATACTCGGCCTGAAAGTTCTTGAACCGGCGGGAACACCGTACGGACTGTCGCTATCTGCAACGTTGGTTCTCATGACGATCTTCGCATGGATGTATCGTCCGTTGGAGGAATTGTTTCACGCCGTCCGTGCACGTCGGGATGTCGCCACAATTGCCGACCGAATCTATCGCTACCTCGATCGCGTTCCGACCGTCGGACAAGCCGTGGGAGCCAAGTTCCTTCAACCATTGTCGAAACGAATCCACTTCGAGAATGTTTCGTACACTCTGAAGAATCGTGGCCGACTGCTGAACCAACTGGAACTCAAGATTCCGGCAGGCAATTCGGTCGCATTGGTTTCGCATGACCCGCTCGTACCGAAAGCCTTGGCGTATTTGCTGCCCCGATTTATCGAACCCAACGAGAACGGTGGTCGGGTGCTGTTCGATGGTCAGGATATCGCCTGGGTCACGCTGGAGTCATTGCGAGCGGAAACCGTCTACGTCAGCGGTTCGGACCCCCTGATGACGGGAACGGTCCGCGAAAACATCGCCTGCGGACGGTCGGACCATTCGCTGCAAGATGTGATGGCCGCCGCGAAGCAAGTGCACGCCAGCAAGTTCATTCTGGACCTGCCTCAAGGTTACGAAACGATGCTCGGCGAACACGGCGAACAGCTTGATCCTGGCCAAAGTTTTCGTCTTGGGCTGGCCCGTGCGATGCTCCGCGACCCGGCCTTGCTGATCATCGAGGAACCGGTTGCCCAGTTGGACGAAGACACCAAAGCCCTTCTCGACGACGCGTACAACCGGATTTTCCGGGACCGAACCGTGATTCTGCTGCCATCGCGTCTCTCATCCGTGAAGCGGGCGGATCGGGTCGTCTTGCTGCACAATGGCCGCGTGGACAGTATCGGACCACACGCCGAACTCGCCAGCACTTCGCAGCTCTATCGGCATTGGGAATACCTCCGATTCAGCGCGATGAGCAAGGAAGTCACCAGTCGATAGAGAAAAATTGTCGACGGGTTTCGGCTCGAATTCGCCGTTAACGCCCTGACAACTGGTGGAATTTTGATACCTGCTGATTCCACAACCTGGGAAAGCTTGACTTTCCAGACTTGTGTCCGGAATCGGTAGTGACTATTATTCCGCCGGATCGGAACTCACAAACACTCTGTTTGGTGTCCGAGCAATAGCCAATCGGGACGTAGCTCAGCTTGGTAGAGCGCCTGCTTTGGGAGCAGGAGGTCGCACGTTCAAATCGTGTCGTCCCGACTTTCGCTGTTCAATTCAAACGAACAACATTCTTGGACGCCGAGTTAGGACGACTGACTCGGCTCATTTTCATTCTGCTGACTCAACTTAATCTGTCATGCCTCGGATCAACGATCACTATTTGAAACTCAAGGCGGGCTACCTGTTCCCAGAGATCGGCCGTCGAGTCAGAACGTTCGCGGAAGAGAATCCTCAGGCGAACATCATCAAATTGGGCATTGGCGATGTCACCGAACCGCTGCCGAAGGCCATCAGCGATGCCATGCACGCTGCGGTCGATGAGATGGGCACGCGGGAAACCTTCCGTGGGTACGGTCCGGAGCAAGGCTACGACTTTCTTCGCGAAGCCATCGTAGAGAACGATTACAAAGCTCGTGGCGTGGACATTTCCGCCGACGAGATTTTTGTGTCCGACGGTTCCAAATGCGATACCGGAAACATTCTGGACATCTTCGGCCCCGACAACACCATCGCCATCACCGACCCGGTGTACCCGGTGTATGTCGATACCAACGTGATGGTCGGGAACACTGGCGAGGCCAATGAAACGGGCCAATACGACGGCCTCGTTTACCTGCCGGTGACGGCGGAGAACGACTTCATTCCGCCCCTGCCCGATCGCCCCGTTGATTTGATCTACCTCTGCTACCCCAACAACCCGACGGGTACGGTCGCCTCGAAAGAAACACTCAAAACCTGGGTCGATTACGCTCGCAACAACAACGCGATCATCTTTTTCGATGCCGCCTACGAAGCATTCATCACCGACCCGGAAATTCCGCATTCGATCTTCGAGATTGAAGGCGCCCGTGAGGTTGCGATTGAGTTCCGCAGCTTCAGCAAAAAAGCTGGATTCACCGGCGTACGATGTGCGTTTACCGTTGTTCCTAAAGAACTGACCGGACGCACCGCCGACGGTAGCGAACAAGCCATCCACCCATTGTGGAATCGTCGACAAAGCACGAAGTTCAACGGTGTGTCTTACATCGTTCAACGAGGTGCAGCCGCTGCGTATTCGCCGGACGGTAAGAAGCAAATCCAGGAACTCGTTGACTTCTACATGCAGAACGCCTCCATTCTTCGTGAAGGACTGGAGAAGCTCGGCATCTCGGTCTATGGCGGCGTGAATGCCCCGTATGTTTGGCTGCAAACGCCGAACAATTTGCCAAGCTGGGACTTCTTTGACCAACTGCTGACCAAAACGGAATTGGTCGGGACTCCTGGCAGCGGATTCGGAGCGGCTGGCGAAGGCTACTTCCGCTTGAGTGCATTCAACAGCCGAGCCAATGTCGAAGAAGCCGTCGGACGTCTCAACAAAATGCTCTCTTGATTTCCTGTGATCCTGCTTGCTCAAGGATGAGCGACTCATGACCGTCGGAGACTACGCAGAAGCCATCATCCTGGGAATTGTCCAGGGAATCGCGGAGTTTCTTCCGATCAGTTCGTCGGGCCACTTGGTCATCATCGGCGAGATCATCCGTAATCTCACCGGACGCGAAATCGATCCGGAAGCCAATGTGCAACTGATTGTCGCGTTGCATGCGGGAACGTTGTTGTCGATTCTCGTGGTCTACCGAAATCGACTGTTGGCGATCCTGCGTGAACGGTGGGTTCTGATCGGCATTGTGGTCGCGACGTTACCGCTGGTCATCATCGCCCCCACACCGATCAAAGATTTTCTCGAAGAAGGTATGGCAACTCCGATGGTTGCCGGCTGTTGCCTACTCTTGACCGCGTTCCTGCTGTTAGTCAGTCGATCGATGGAACGCGGCGAACGATCGCTCGAGCAGATGACACCGCTCCACGCCTGGCTGATCGGGCTGTTCCAACTTCTTGCGATTTTGCCGGGCGTCTCGCGATCGGGCAGCACGATTTCCGGTGGTTTGATTCTCGGTTACACCCGGGAAGCGGCGGCAAACTTTTCCTTCTTCATTGCAATCCCGGCCATTCTTGGCGCGACGGTCTTGAAAGCCGCTGATATGCTCGGTGGAGACGCCACCGGTGCGAATTTCCCCATCGGACCGCTCGTCGTGGGCACAGCGGTGTCATTCATCGTTGGCTGGCTGACGCTGAGTTGGCTGCTGTCCATCATCGCTCGCGGCCGACTCCATTGGTTTGCGATCTACTGTGCCATTGTCGGCATCGCAACGATTGTCTGGCAATTGCTGGTCTGAGCTACTCCATTCCAACTGCAGCACGGACGGTTTCGACCGCATCGCTGCAAAGCTTCTCCGCATCGTCTTTCTGAGGAGCTTCGGCAATCACACGGAGAATTGGCTCGGTATTGCTGGCCCGCACCTGCACCCACCGATCATCCCAATCCAACCGCAAACCGTCCCCGGTCGTGGCGGCGGCATCGGGATACTCCGCCTGCAACGCAATGCAAGCTGCCTCGACTTCGGTGCGAGGACAGGTCAGCTTGTCTTTGACAATCGTGTATTGCGGTAGCGAATCTGCCCAAGTCGCGACCGATTCCTGCCCAGAAGCCAAACCGTCAAGCACATAAGCCATCGCCAGAAAACTGTCGCGGACGAAACCGACTTGAGGATCGATCAACCCGCCATTGCCCTCACCACCCAACACCGCCGAAACGGCCTGCATCTTGGCAACGACGTTCGCTTCACCCACGTGCGACCGGTGAAACTCGCAACCGTGTTTCTCCGCGATGTCGGCAGTCACGCGACTCGTCGAACCATTCACAACCACCGGACCTTTGCGACGACCGAGCACATGATCGGCACACAAGGCAAGTGTTAGTTCCTCACCGATATACCGGCCTGTGTTGTCCACAATCGCGAGACGATCAGCATCCGGGTCCTGAGCGAACCCCACATCCGCCCCACTCTGCTTCACACGCTCGCAGAAAGAAGCAAGATTTTCTCGCGTCGGTTCCGGAGTGTGTGCGAATTGACCATCCGGTGTGCCGCCGAGCACTTCGAAATCGCAGCCGAGTTGCTCCAGAAGAGTCGGCCCCAACACCCCGCCCGATCCGTGATTGCAATCCAAGAGAACCTTGAATCGACGGCTGCGAATCGCTTCGATGTCGACCAGTTTCAATACCCGATCCAAATGCGGTTGCCCTGGGTTCGCCAATGTTTCGACACGCCCTAGCCCGTCGAAACTCGACAATTGGAATGAACCATTTTCTAAGATCCCCAGCAATCGTTTCCCAGCCGCAGCGTCCAAGACCGAGCCAGTCGGCAGGAACGGTTTGAGTCCATTCCACGGAGCCGGATTGTGACTGGCCGTAATCTGCAAACCACCCGCTGCCTGGTGATGCGTAACCAGCACACCGCAGGTCGGCGTCGAGGCGATATCGGCATCAAGAACGCGACAGCCAGTCGCCAACAAACCGGCCACAACGGCATGCTTCACCATTTCGCCACTGGCCCGACCATCACGGCTGAGCACAATCGTCCCGCCCTTGGTCATCGTTCCCAACGCCATGGCAAACCGCGTCACATAGTCCGGTTCCAGACCATCGCCAATGATTCCTCGCAAACCGGAAATACTGACAATCCGTTGTGTCATCGTTTTTGCCTTTCGATGGACCGATCCTGTCACTGGCTTTTTAGCGAATCTGTGTTGCTTCCGGAACGGTTGATGCCGACCAATTTTCTCGTCAACCAATTCTCTCATCGACTAACCAGAGCCCAGAACGTGCAAATTATCCAAAGCGAACCGCAATTTTCGAGTCTTTCGCCACGGGAGATGACAGGAGTAACGAGCGTGGCTCCCACTCCACACAGATAGTCCTGACGTTATTTAGCTCCCAACACGGGCGAAACTTGAACCATCGTCAGACCGCTGGACTTCGAGGCAAAATTTCGAGACGATGGATACCATGTGCGGACGTTTCAATCTTCGAACCAACCTAACCGTCATCGCGGACACATTCGGTGTGAAACCGCGACAGATGGAATTGCCACTCCGATTCAACATTGCCCCGACTCAAGACGTGCTGGCGATCCGGCAAGGCGACCAAGAGCGGGAACTGTTCCAACCGCGTTGGGGGTTGATACCGTCATGGGCGAAAGACCCGTCCATCGGCAACCGCATGATCAACGCCCGCTGCGAAACGGTCGCCGAGAAACCATCGTTCCGGTCGGCCTTCAAACGCCGTCGTTGTCTAATCCCCGCGACTGGTTTCTATGAGTGGAAAGGGAAAAAGTCGCCGAAACAACCCTTCCACATCCACATGCAAGACGATTCCGTATTTGGATTCGCTGGCCTATGGGAAACTTGGAAGAGTCCGGATGGGCCAACCGAATCTTGCACAATCATCACGACGGAACCGAACTCGTTGACCGCGGAAATTCACGACCGCATGCCGGTCATTCTTCACGAAGACGACTACACGATCTGGCTCACTGACGACGAACCTGACGAACTCCGGGGCCTGCTGATGCCGTACCCTGCTGATGAAATGGTGGCGGAACCGGTCAGTCGACACGTCAGCAACGCTCGCAATGAAGGGCCGGAGTGTTTGAATCCAGCGTGACTCCGACCATCACAAGTTGAACTTTCAACGACGAAGCCAACAGTGCACCGGATGGTTTGCTCGCTTCGAGTCGCCGCCTGCCACGCCTTGACGTCGACCAGCACCGCACGCTGGCTGCTGGAATTGTGGACACGCAAATCCGAATCGCCGACTCAATTCACACGGTGGTCGAAGCGACTTTCTTGATGCGTGTTTTGTTTCCTGCATCGTCGATGGCGACATAGGTAAAGTCAGCTTCGGTGACCATGAACCGGGGGCAACGAAACTCTTCCTGCCGAAGGACCGGCTTGACCCAGACTTCTAAATGAATTGTGATTGAGGTATTCCCAACCCGTTGAACGGCACCGTAACAACAAACCACATCGCCAATTTTGACCGGTTTGTGAAACCGCATCGCCTCGACTCCCACGGTCACCATGCGTGGATGGTTCGCAGCTTCCTTGGAAAGAATGCCCCCCGCGATATCCATTTGCGACATGATCCAGCCACCGAAGATATCACCATTGGCATTGGTGTCGGCGGGCATAGCAAGCGTTCTCAACACCAGTTCCCCATGAGGGTTCAGGCACTCTTCCGTTTCATCGGTCATGACGACTCCACTTGTAGGTTGCATATCTTGCCGAGGACAGTTCAGGTCAGTTTGGCATCGATCGAAAGGCAGCTAAAACGTCTTACCAATAGTTCATGCGACGTTGTTTCCAAGACCGAGCCGCCCGAACCCGTTCCTGCCCCACTTTCAACGACCATACCGTCAAGCAGCGGTTCCGACACGACCCAAAAACACTCACACGAGAGAAAACTGGATTTGAGCACCAGACGAAGTCGGGGTAGATCGCTTCAAACTCACAATCCATCGTGCGATTGAAATTTCTTTTACTTGGCTTCCTGATCGCTCACGCTGGGAAAATCACAGAGCGGAATGCTGGTGGATGGCTCCATCAGAATATCTGCGAGCGTTGTCTCGGCGAACGCTTTCTCGACGCTCTCCAATGCGGAATCGAGGCGTTTGTGTAGCGGGCAAAGTTTCGCGCCGTGGGCGGAGAGTTCGAGTGGGCACGTTCGGATTCGAATGATGGGATCGACGGCATTGACGACTTCGAGAAGCGTTAGTTCTTCCGGCGTTTTGTGAAGCGACATCCCCCCACCGACACCACGTTGCGAGCGAACGACCCCACCCCGCCCCAAAGCCTGCAACACCTTCGAGAGATACGCCGGCGGAATTCTCGTCGCTTCCGCAATCTGATTGGTCGTGGAAGCCTCCGGTGCTTCACTCGCCAGAAAAACAACGGCACGAAGCGCATATTCGACAGTTTGTGAAAACAAATTCACTCCCTCGTTAAAACTGGACATTGACATCCAATATTAGAGGATGTACGATCCGATCAAGCAATAGAGTCACTTTAAGATTTGTTATTCAGTATAACAGTTCCACCAAAACCGAGCAGTCCTATGCAAACCATCGACGAAGCCAAGCTGGAATCCGATCTCGCCTATCGATTCGCCTACCTGACGGAATTTATCGGTCTTGGAAAGGACGACATCGAAGCCATTCACGCGTCGGCACCGCTTCTCGCTCCGCTCGTGCCGGCTTTGGTGGACGCCGTTTACGAGAAACTCTTCAACTACGACGCCACCAAACGACACTTCGTCCCGAAGCAATCGGGATACGAAGGCGAGACGCCGGAAAGCTTGGAATCACTCACGCTCGATCACGAGATGATTCGCTTCCGCAAGCAGCATCTCGGCAGGTACTTGGAAGCCTTGGTCACCCGCCCGTACAACGACAAAATGGTTGCGTACCTCGACATGGTCGGCAAGATTCATACTCCCAAAGCAGGCAGTGATCAGCTCGACATTCCGCTTGTGCAAATGAACGCATTGATGGGCTTCGTGGCAGACGCCTTCAACGCGACCATCTTCGGATTGAACCTCGACCGAGACACAGAAATCCGTACCGTCCGCGCCTTCGGCAAATTGCTGTGGGTGC
It includes:
- a CDS encoding RrF2 family transcriptional regulator; the protein is MSSFNEGVNLFSQTVEYALRAVVFLASEAPEASTTNQIAEATRIPPAYLSKVLQALGRGGVVRSQRGVGGGMSLHKTPEELTLLEVVNAVDPIIRIRTCPLELSAHGAKLCPLHKRLDSALESVEKAFAETTLADILMEPSTSIPLCDFPSVSDQEAK
- a CDS encoding protoglobin family protein, yielding MQTIDEAKLESDLAYRFAYLTEFIGLGKDDIEAIHASAPLLAPLVPALVDAVYEKLFNYDATKRHFVPKQSGYEGETPESLESLTLDHEMIRFRKQHLGRYLEALVTRPYNDKMVAYLDMVGKIHTPKAGSDQLDIPLVQMNALMGFVADAFNATIFGLNLDRDTEIRTVRAFGKLLWVQNDLITRHYATT